The following are from one region of the Rhizobium sullae genome:
- the rho gene encoding transcription termination factor Rho — protein MAEMKLQELKSKSPTDLLAFAESLEVENASTMRKQELMFAILKVLASQDVEIIGEGVVEVLQDGFGFLRSANANYLPGPDDIYISPSQIRRFSLKTGDTVEGPIRGPKEGERYFALLKVNTINFEDPEKIRHKVHFDNLTPLYPNERFKMELDVPTSKDLSARVIDLVAPLGKGQRGLIVAPPRTGKTVLLQNIAHSITANHPECYLIVLLIDERPEEVTDMQRSVRGEVISSTFDEPAVRHVQVAEMVIEKAKRLVEHGRDVIILLDSITRLGRAYNTVVPSSGKVLTGGVDANALQRPKRFFGAARNIEEGGSLTIIATALIDTGSRMDEVIFEEFKGTGNSEIVLDRKVADKRIFPAMDILKSGTRKEELLVPRQDLQKIFVLRRILAPMGTTDAIEFLIDKLKQTKSNPDFFDSMNT, from the coding sequence ATGGCTGAAATGAAGCTTCAGGAACTTAAGAGCAAATCCCCGACCGATCTTCTGGCGTTCGCCGAATCGCTCGAGGTCGAAAATGCAAGCACCATGCGCAAACAGGAATTGATGTTTGCAATCCTGAAGGTTCTCGCGAGCCAGGATGTAGAGATCATCGGCGAAGGCGTCGTGGAAGTCCTGCAAGATGGTTTCGGCTTCCTGCGTTCGGCAAACGCTAACTACCTCCCGGGTCCAGACGATATTTACATCTCTCCATCGCAGATCCGCCGCTTCTCTCTGAAAACCGGCGATACGGTCGAGGGACCGATCCGTGGTCCCAAGGAAGGCGAGCGCTATTTCGCCCTGCTCAAGGTGAACACGATCAATTTCGAAGATCCGGAAAAGATCCGCCATAAGGTCCACTTTGATAACCTCACGCCGCTTTATCCCAATGAACGTTTCAAGATGGAGCTCGATGTTCCGACATCGAAGGATCTGTCTGCGCGCGTCATCGACCTTGTCGCGCCGCTCGGTAAGGGCCAGCGTGGCCTCATCGTCGCTCCGCCCAGGACCGGTAAGACTGTTCTTCTACAGAATATCGCACATTCGATCACCGCAAATCATCCGGAATGCTACCTTATCGTTCTGCTGATTGACGAGCGGCCGGAGGAAGTGACGGACATGCAGCGTTCAGTGCGCGGCGAAGTCATTTCTTCAACCTTCGACGAGCCGGCGGTCCGTCACGTGCAGGTCGCTGAGATGGTGATCGAGAAGGCGAAGCGGCTCGTCGAGCACGGCCGTGATGTCATCATCCTGCTCGATTCGATCACGCGCCTTGGCCGCGCCTACAACACCGTTGTGCCGTCGTCCGGCAAGGTTCTGACCGGTGGTGTTGATGCCAACGCTCTGCAACGGCCGAAGCGCTTCTTCGGCGCTGCCCGTAACATCGAAGAAGGCGGCTCTCTGACGATTATCGCGACGGCGCTCATTGATACCGGCAGCCGCATGGATGAAGTCATCTTCGAAGAATTCAAGGGAACCGGTAACTCGGAAATCGTTCTCGACCGTAAGGTGGCCGACAAGCGCATCTTCCCGGCGATGGATATTCTGAAGTCCGGCACGCGTAAGGAGGAGCTGCTTGTTCCGCGCCAGGATCTGCAGAAGATCTTCGTGCTTCGACGTATTCTTGCTCCGATGGGAACAACCGACGCTATCGAGTTTCTCATCGACAAGCTGAAGCAGACGAAGAGCAATCCGGACTTCTTCGACTCTATGAATACATAA
- the hemJ gene encoding protoporphyrinogen oxidase HemJ: MEKQTDERPGSYARRRAHFALAFFALLAVGLFAWNPANLYLWIKALHIIAVISWMAGLFYMPRLFIYHTDAEPGSVQSETFKVMERRLLKIVMNPAMMLTWVFGLYLAWSVYGFQGAWLHAKIALVVLLTAVHLFFSRAVDAFARDENRRTARYWRFMNEAPTLLMILIVILVVVKPF, from the coding sequence ATGGAAAAGCAGACGGATGAGCGACCAGGAAGCTATGCGCGGCGACGGGCACATTTCGCCCTCGCCTTTTTTGCGCTGCTTGCCGTCGGGCTATTTGCATGGAACCCGGCCAATCTCTACCTTTGGATCAAGGCACTGCACATCATTGCGGTCATCTCCTGGATGGCCGGGCTGTTCTATATGCCGAGGCTCTTCATCTACCATACCGACGCGGAACCAGGTTCCGTACAGTCGGAAACCTTCAAGGTCATGGAACGGCGCCTGCTGAAGATCGTCATGAACCCGGCGATGATGCTGACCTGGGTTTTCGGTCTGTATCTGGCTTGGTCTGTCTACGGTTTTCAGGGTGCGTGGCTTCATGCCAAGATCGCCCTCGTCGTGCTCTTGACGGCCGTTCACTTGTTCTTCAGTCGCGCGGTCGATGCTTTTGCACGGGATGAAAACCGGCGCACGGCGCGATATTGGAGATTCATGAACGAGGCACCGACGCTACTCATGATCCTCATCGTCATCCTGGTTGTCGTTAAGCCGTTTTGA
- the hemE gene encoding uroporphyrinogen decarboxylase, translating to MSETRRKIMRVLDGETLSPPPIWLMRQAGRYLPEYRETRAKAGSFLDLCYSPEHAVEVTLQPIRRYGFDAAILFSDILVIPDAMKRNVRFTEGHGPEMDPIDEAGISRLAADGVIDYLKPVFETVRRLRTELPEETTLLGFCGAPWTVATYMIAGHGTPDQAPARLFAYQHPKAFERLLMLLADISAEYLVAQIDAGADAVQIFDSWAGVLGEKEFEAFAVKPVARIIARVKAQRPKARVIAFAKGAGYLLKTYRQKTDADAIGLDWSVPLEFAAELQKEGPVQGNLDPMRVVAGGRALEEGIDDIMMHLGGGPLIFNLGHGITPQADPENVRLLVKRVRRGGN from the coding sequence TTGAGCGAAACGCGCCGGAAAATCATGAGAGTTCTCGACGGTGAAACTCTCTCCCCTCCTCCGATCTGGCTTATGAGACAAGCAGGCCGTTATCTGCCGGAGTATCGAGAAACGCGTGCAAAGGCAGGAAGCTTCCTCGACCTCTGCTATTCACCGGAGCACGCTGTCGAAGTGACACTGCAGCCCATCCGCCGCTACGGCTTCGATGCGGCGATCCTCTTCTCTGATATTCTTGTCATTCCGGATGCCATGAAGCGCAATGTGCGTTTCACGGAAGGCCATGGTCCGGAAATGGACCCGATCGACGAGGCTGGAATTTCACGTCTGGCTGCTGATGGTGTTATCGACTATCTGAAGCCGGTGTTCGAGACAGTGCGCCGGTTGCGCACGGAACTCCCGGAAGAAACGACACTTCTCGGCTTTTGCGGTGCGCCCTGGACGGTGGCGACTTACATGATCGCAGGGCACGGCACGCCTGATCAGGCGCCGGCGAGGCTTTTTGCCTACCAGCATCCAAAAGCGTTTGAACGACTGCTCATGCTGCTTGCGGACATCTCTGCCGAGTATCTGGTAGCGCAGATCGATGCCGGCGCCGATGCAGTGCAGATTTTCGATTCCTGGGCAGGCGTTCTTGGAGAAAAGGAATTTGAGGCTTTTGCCGTCAAGCCAGTTGCTCGGATCATTGCCCGCGTCAAAGCGCAGCGCCCGAAGGCTCGGGTCATCGCCTTTGCCAAAGGTGCAGGTTATCTTCTGAAAACCTACAGGCAGAAGACCGATGCTGACGCGATTGGGCTTGATTGGTCCGTTCCACTTGAATTCGCTGCCGAGCTTCAGAAGGAAGGGCCGGTCCAAGGCAATCTCGATCCCATGCGCGTCGTCGCCGGTGGGCGCGCGCTTGAGGAGGGTATCGACGACATCATGATGCACCTTGGCGGCGGACCGTTGATCTTCAACCTCGGCCACGGAATTACGCCGCAGGCCGATCCGGAAAACGTCCGTCTGCTTGTCAAACGCGTTCGCCGTGGCGGGAATTGA
- a CDS encoding pyruvate, water dikinase regulatory protein: MENRTNFFHLHLISDSTGETLISAGRAASAQFKSAQPVEHVYPLIRNRKQLFAVLDAIDNEPGIVLYTVVDRELAGLIDERCVEMGVASVNVLEPVMAAFQLYLGAPLRRRVGAQHVMNAGYFARIEALNFTMDHDDGQMPEDYNDADVVIIGISRTSKTPTSIYLANRGIKTANIPIVYDVPLPEALFTATRPLIVCLIATTDRISQVRENRVLGVTPGFDRSQYTDRAAISEELKYARSLCARHNWPLIDVTRRSIEETAAAIVALRPKLR, translated from the coding sequence GTGGAGAACCGCACGAACTTCTTCCATCTGCATCTGATTTCTGACTCGACCGGTGAGACTCTGATCTCAGCCGGTCGTGCCGCGTCCGCCCAGTTCAAATCCGCTCAGCCGGTAGAACATGTCTATCCGTTGATACGGAATCGTAAGCAGCTGTTTGCTGTTCTCGATGCGATCGACAACGAGCCGGGCATCGTCCTCTACACGGTCGTCGATCGGGAACTTGCGGGGCTGATCGATGAGAGATGCGTGGAAATGGGCGTCGCCTCGGTCAATGTGCTTGAGCCTGTGATGGCCGCTTTCCAGCTTTATCTCGGTGCTCCGTTGCGGCGTCGCGTCGGTGCCCAGCACGTGATGAATGCCGGGTATTTTGCGCGTATCGAGGCGCTCAATTTCACCATGGATCACGACGATGGGCAGATGCCCGAGGATTACAACGACGCCGACGTCGTCATCATCGGCATCAGCAGGACATCGAAAACACCGACGAGTATCTATCTCGCCAATCGCGGCATCAAGACAGCGAACATTCCGATCGTCTACGATGTGCCCTTGCCGGAAGCGCTTTTCACTGCAACGAGGCCGTTGATCGTCTGTCTCATCGCAACGACGGATCGGATATCGCAGGTGCGTGAAAACCGGGTGCTTGGTGTGACACCTGGCTTCGATCGTAGCCAATATACGGATCGAGCAGCGATCTCCGAAGAACTAAAATATGCCCGCTCTCTTTGCGCGCGCCATAATTGGCCGTTGATCGATGTGACCCGTCGTTCCATCGAAGAGACGGCGGCCGCAATCGTTGCCCTGCGCCCCAAGCTGCGCTAA
- a CDS encoding Maf-like protein, translating into MTSKLILASSSPFRRMLLANAGLEFEAHAAKIDERAIEAPLEREGASPDTVASVLARAKAEEVSSRFPDSLVIGSDQTMSLRDHVFHKPHNMADAANHLRVLSGQTHRLNSAIAIIGNGALLWEHVSHASLTMRVLSADFISRHLARVGDKALGSVGAYQLEGEGIQLFDRIDGDYFTILGLPMLPLLQKLRELGAIDG; encoded by the coding sequence ATGACATCGAAACTGATTCTCGCCTCGTCCAGTCCATTCCGGCGGATGCTGCTCGCGAACGCCGGTCTGGAGTTTGAAGCGCATGCGGCAAAGATCGACGAGCGGGCGATCGAAGCACCGCTCGAAAGAGAGGGCGCATCTCCAGACACTGTCGCCTCGGTGCTTGCTAGGGCCAAGGCGGAGGAGGTGAGCAGCCGGTTTCCGGATTCTCTCGTCATCGGCTCGGATCAGACCATGTCGCTTCGTGATCACGTGTTTCACAAGCCGCACAACATGGCTGACGCCGCCAATCATCTGAGAGTACTTTCGGGGCAAACACATCGTCTGAACAGTGCGATCGCTATCATCGGAAATGGTGCGCTTCTATGGGAGCACGTGTCACACGCGTCGCTGACGATGCGCGTTCTGTCGGCGGATTTCATATCGCGCCATCTGGCAAGAGTTGGCGACAAGGCGCTCGGCAGCGTTGGCGCCTATCAGCTGGAAGGCGAGGGAATTCAACTTTTCGACCGGATCGACGGCGACTATTTCACGATCCTTGGCCTGCCAATGTTGCCGCTGCTTCAGAAACTAAGGGAATTGGGCGCGATCGATGGATGA
- a CDS encoding shikimate dehydrogenase, with translation MDDSRETFGPNAFVTGFPVRHSRSPLIHGYWLKKLGLRGSYRPYEVAPADFAAFMGSLKDQSSQFIGGNVTIPHKEMACRLADRPDELSQELGASNTLWLAEGKLHSTNTDGQGFTANLDARHPGWDKHDTVVILGAGGASRAVIQAVRDRGFREIHVVNRTAARAQELADRFGEKVHAHPMGALAEVMKGAGLFVNTTSLGMDGETAPAIDFLPLDENAVVTDIVYVPLKTSLLKQAEEQGFVIVDGLGMLLHQAVPGFEKWFGKRPVVDDELRALIVADMEKH, from the coding sequence ATGGATGATTCACGTGAAACATTCGGCCCGAATGCTTTCGTTACCGGCTTCCCGGTGCGGCACTCACGCTCGCCCTTGATCCACGGATACTGGCTGAAAAAGCTTGGACTTCGCGGTAGCTACCGCCCATACGAGGTTGCTCCCGCCGATTTTGCGGCATTCATGGGATCGCTCAAGGATCAAAGCTCCCAATTTATCGGCGGCAATGTCACCATCCCACACAAGGAGATGGCCTGTCGGCTCGCCGACAGGCCGGACGAACTCTCCCAGGAACTCGGTGCTTCCAACACGTTATGGCTGGCGGAAGGAAAACTCCATTCGACCAATACCGACGGGCAGGGATTTACCGCGAACCTGGACGCGCGCCACCCTGGCTGGGATAAACATGACACCGTAGTAATACTCGGGGCAGGTGGGGCGAGCCGCGCGGTCATACAGGCAGTCCGCGACCGCGGCTTTCGGGAGATTCATGTCGTCAATCGAACCGCTGCTCGTGCGCAGGAACTTGCCGATCGCTTCGGTGAGAAAGTCCATGCACATCCAATGGGAGCACTCGCGGAGGTCATGAAAGGAGCGGGGCTTTTCGTCAATACGACATCGCTCGGCATGGACGGCGAAACGGCACCGGCAATCGATTTCCTGCCACTCGACGAAAATGCAGTCGTCACCGATATCGTCTATGTGCCGCTGAAGACATCTTTGTTGAAACAAGCCGAGGAACAAGGTTTTGTGATCGTGGATGGACTCGGTATGCTGCTTCACCAGGCAGTGCCGGGCTTTGAGAAATGGTTCGGCAAGCGCCCGGTCGTGGATGACGAGCTTCGTGCGCTCATCGTCGCAGATATGGAAAAGCACTGA
- the coaE gene encoding dephospho-CoA kinase (Dephospho-CoA kinase (CoaE) performs the final step in coenzyme A biosynthesis.) produces MIRIGLTGSIGMGKSTAAKLFAEAGIPVNDSDAVVHELYAGEAAPLVEAEFPGTVKYGAVDRQELGRQLSRRPDGFKALEAIVHPLVRKREAEFVKREQARGSEIILLDIPLLFETGAETRVDIIVVVSCDPQIQRDRVLARPNMTEEKFSMIRSRQTPDAEKRARADYVIDTGHAIEITRARVSEIIADLKARIAKGDFRNA; encoded by the coding sequence ATGATCCGGATCGGTCTCACGGGTTCCATAGGAATGGGAAAATCAACTGCGGCAAAGCTCTTTGCCGAAGCCGGTATTCCCGTCAACGATTCCGACGCTGTGGTGCATGAGCTGTATGCCGGAGAGGCGGCGCCACTGGTCGAAGCTGAATTCCCTGGCACAGTGAAATATGGCGCTGTCGACCGGCAGGAACTTGGCCGCCAACTTTCGCGCAGACCAGATGGCTTCAAGGCGCTGGAGGCGATCGTGCATCCGTTGGTTCGCAAGCGCGAAGCCGAATTCGTAAAACGCGAGCAAGCGCGAGGATCGGAGATAATCCTGCTCGATATCCCGCTGCTTTTCGAAACGGGTGCCGAAACCCGAGTCGACATAATCGTCGTCGTGAGCTGCGATCCACAGATTCAGCGCGACCGGGTGCTTGCGCGTCCGAACATGACAGAGGAAAAATTCAGTATGATTCGCTCGCGGCAAACCCCGGACGCCGAAAAGCGGGCGCGTGCCGACTATGTCATCGATACGGGGCACGCCATCGAAATAACGCGGGCGAGGGTAAGCGAAATCATCGCGGATCTGAAAGCGCGGATCGCGAAAGGAGATTTCCGGAATGCGTGA
- the dnaQ gene encoding DNA polymerase III subunit epsilon encodes MREIIFDTETTGLDSRIDRIVEIGGVELLNHFPTGRTIHIYINPGNQKVHPDALAVHGITDEFLKEKRPFADVVEEIIDFFGDAKWIAHNATFDMGFVNAELARLGMPPILPEKVVDTLSLARRKHPMGPNSLDALCRRYGIDNSHRTKHGALLDSELLAEVYIEMIGGRQTALGLSVAAATGSGDAEIILDETVDIVLKRPRPLAPRLSEAEAQAHDALIAALGSKGIWAKYDRPN; translated from the coding sequence ATGCGTGAAATCATATTCGATACGGAAACCACCGGCCTCGACAGCCGCATCGATCGCATCGTAGAAATCGGCGGCGTCGAGCTTCTGAACCATTTCCCGACCGGCCGCACAATCCATATCTACATCAATCCCGGCAATCAAAAAGTCCATCCCGATGCTCTGGCCGTTCACGGCATTACCGACGAGTTTCTGAAGGAAAAGAGGCCATTTGCCGACGTCGTTGAAGAGATCATCGACTTCTTCGGCGACGCAAAGTGGATCGCACACAACGCAACCTTCGACATGGGATTTGTCAATGCGGAGCTTGCTCGCCTTGGCATGCCGCCGATCTTGCCGGAGAAGGTGGTCGATACGTTATCACTCGCGCGGCGCAAACATCCAATGGGACCGAACTCGCTCGATGCCCTCTGCCGCCGCTATGGTATAGACAACTCGCACCGCACAAAACACGGTGCACTTCTCGACTCGGAGCTGCTCGCCGAGGTCTATATCGAAATGATCGGAGGGCGTCAGACCGCTCTTGGTTTGAGTGTTGCTGCTGCAACTGGGTCAGGCGACGCCGAGATTATTCTGGACGAGACCGTCGACATCGTTTTGAAGCGGCCCCGCCCCCTCGCGCCACGCCTCAGCGAAGCAGAAGCTCAGGCTCACGACGCATTGATTGCTGCGCTCGGCAGCAAAGGCATCTGGGCCAAATACGATCGTCCAAATTAA
- the secB gene encoding protein-export chaperone SecB gives MADENNGSGTTSPSLTILAQYTKDLSFENPGAPRSLQARDKAPAINISVNVNANPLSDSDFDVVLSLNAEAKDGDKTVFHAELVYGGVFRVAGFPQEHMLPVLFIECPRMLFPFARQIIADVTRNGGFPPLMIDPIDFAQMFAQRVAEEQTRAKVQTN, from the coding sequence ATGGCTGATGAAAACAACGGCAGCGGCACGACAAGCCCGAGCCTCACAATTCTCGCTCAGTACACGAAGGATCTTTCCTTCGAAAATCCCGGCGCGCCGCGTTCGCTTCAGGCGCGCGACAAGGCTCCGGCGATCAATATCAGCGTCAACGTCAATGCCAATCCGCTTTCGGATAGCGATTTCGACGTTGTGCTGTCGCTCAACGCCGAGGCCAAGGATGGCGACAAGACGGTCTTTCACGCCGAACTCGTCTATGGTGGTGTCTTCCGCGTTGCCGGCTTCCCGCAGGAACACATGCTTCCGGTTCTCTTTATTGAATGCCCGCGCATGCTCTTCCCGTTTGCCCGCCAGATCATTGCCGATGTTACGCGCAATGGCGGCTTCCCGCCGTTGATGATCGACCCGATCGACTTCGCACAGATGTTTGCGCAACGCGTCGCTGAAGAGCAGACGCGCGCAAAGGTGCAGACAAACTGA